A stretch of the bacterium SCSIO 12827 genome encodes the following:
- a CDS encoding inositol monophosphatase: MDPDRVAAILRETAETEILPRFRTLASHEISEKNPGDLVTVADQASEAMLTRRLADLIPGALIVGEEAHEVSPEALGEINDAPWAWIIDPLDGTHNFAHGTPRFAMILALARRGETAMGWILDPMDDHLAFAEAGAGAAIDGTPLRLGDAGPVAAMTGSLGNKFADRLRARAGTPGASAIPKAFLRYRCVGLEYMDLARGKLDFARYAGKLMPWDHAAGVLLHGEAGGKAAMTGDGRSYAPGMARPGDALLLAPDTPAWTALDRLMS; this comes from the coding sequence GAAATTCTGCCGCGCTTCCGCACTCTGGCAAGCCACGAGATTTCGGAAAAGAACCCGGGCGATCTGGTGACCGTCGCCGACCAGGCCTCGGAAGCCATGCTGACCCGCCGTCTCGCGGATTTGATCCCGGGGGCCTTGATCGTCGGCGAGGAAGCCCATGAAGTCAGCCCGGAGGCCCTGGGCGAGATCAATGACGCCCCCTGGGCCTGGATCATCGACCCCCTGGACGGCACCCATAATTTCGCCCACGGCACGCCGCGCTTCGCGATGATCCTGGCCCTCGCCCGGCGCGGCGAGACCGCCATGGGCTGGATCCTAGACCCCATGGACGACCATCTGGCCTTTGCGGAGGCGGGGGCCGGTGCCGCCATCGACGGCACCCCCCTGCGCCTGGGAGATGCCGGCCCGGTCGCCGCCATGACCGGATCTCTCGGCAACAAGTTCGCGGACCGTCTGCGTGCCCGCGCCGGAACACCCGGGGCCTCGGCAATCCCCAAGGCGTTTTTGCGCTATCGCTGCGTCGGCCTGGAATACATGGATCTGGCGCGGGGGAAGCTTGATTTCGCGCGCTATGCCGGAAAACTGATGCCCTGGGACCATGCGGCGGGGGTGCTGCTGCATGGCGAAGCCGGCGGCAAGGCGGCCATGACCGGCGACGGGCGGTCCTATGCCCCCGGCATGGCGCGGCCCGGCGACGCGTTGCTGCTGGCCCCCGACACGCCGGCTTGGACAGCGCTCGACCGCCTAATGTCCTAA